In Burkholderia gladioli, a genomic segment contains:
- a CDS encoding LysR family transcriptional regulator, which translates to MRADFSRFLNDRLDWNLLRTFLVIMQERSLSRAAARLHVTQPAVSQALKRLEEALKHRLIERRGPYFAPTAAGDAVYRIASDLYGTISRLDSELDDRADITGAIRLLSISRIESPVYDEFLAEFHRTHPRIDLQIEVMRSSDIISSLLQKTATAGLGLCRTPHDKLEMRPFLRQRYAIFCGRHHRLFGKSSLSMDDLLAENFVSFTSDQLGDSLSPLTVFRDQRGFTGRIVASSPSLDEVRRLIFSGYGIGCLPEHIVRDDLAQQRLWRLPPDEGLVDVDVHLLWHRERKMNAADLAFLESLERHMRRYSFAERLGAK; encoded by the coding sequence ATGCGCGCCGATTTCTCCCGCTTCCTCAACGATCGCCTCGACTGGAACCTGCTGCGCACCTTCCTGGTGATCATGCAGGAGCGCAGCCTGAGCCGCGCCGCCGCGCGCCTGCACGTGACGCAGCCGGCGGTGAGCCAGGCGCTCAAGCGGCTCGAGGAGGCGCTCAAGCACCGGCTGATCGAGCGGCGCGGGCCCTACTTCGCGCCCACCGCCGCCGGCGACGCGGTCTACCGGATCGCCAGCGACCTGTACGGCACCATCTCGCGGCTCGATTCCGAGCTCGACGACCGCGCCGACATCACCGGCGCGATCCGCCTGCTCAGCATCAGCCGCATCGAATCGCCGGTCTACGACGAATTCCTGGCCGAGTTCCACCGCACGCATCCGCGCATCGACCTGCAGATCGAGGTGATGCGCTCCTCCGACATCATTTCCTCGCTGCTGCAGAAGACCGCCACGGCCGGGCTCGGCCTGTGCCGCACGCCGCACGACAAGCTCGAGATGCGCCCCTTCCTGCGGCAGCGCTACGCGATCTTCTGCGGGCGCCATCACCGGCTGTTCGGCAAGTCCTCGCTGAGCATGGACGACCTGCTGGCCGAGAACTTCGTGTCCTTCACCAGCGACCAGCTCGGCGACAGCCTCTCACCGCTGACGGTGTTTCGCGACCAGCGCGGCTTCACGGGCCGCATCGTGGCCTCCTCGCCGAGCCTGGACGAAGTGCGGCGGCTGATCTTCTCGGGTTATGGCATCGGCTGCCTGCCCGAGCACATCGTGCGCGACGACCTCGCCCAGCAGCGGCTCTGGCGACTGCCGCCGGACGAGGGCCTGGTCGACGTCGACGTGCACCTGCTCTGGCATCGCGAGCGCAAGATGAACGCGGCCGACCTGGCCTTCCTCGAGAGCCTGGAGCGCCACATGCGACGCTATTCGTTCGCCGAGCGGCTCGGCGCGAAGTAA